GCTTATGACCTTCCGCGTGCGCCAGCCCGAGGACCTGCTGCAATGGGTACTTGGCTGGGGAGCGGGGGCGGTTGTCCAGGAGCCGGAAGCCTTGCGGAAGCTTGTACGGGCGGAAGCGGCGAGAATGCTGGAACGCTACTGACATAACGTTGTCAGGAGAGGTTGTGTATATTCAGGTCAGACCGAAGAATAAAGGAGCTGCCTGAATATTATGAATATGAACCCTGCAGAAGCCTTACAGCAATTTGAAAAGACTGCGAATCACTATCTTAAGGAATTAGATACCTTCAGTATGGAGCAGCTGCTGCGGCAGCCGGCTGAGGGAGAGTGGTCTCCCGGGCAGATGGTTCAGCATTTGATACAATCGGCGCTGTACATGCAGCTCCGTAATATCGATCTGTGTCTGGCCGGGAACGGGGGAGCGGCGGGGAAGGAAGCAGAGATGACTCCGGATGGTAAAGCGGTTTTTGCCGGGGGCAGCTTCCCGCCTGTACGCGTTCATGTTCCGCCGTCACCGCAGTACACGCCAGTGCAGCCGGAGAGCAAGGAGCAGCTGATCCAAGGCCTGAACACAGTGATCGAGCGGATGCGGGAGACCCTGCCGAAGCTTGCGCAGGCACCTGAGCACAGCACTGTCCCTCATCCCCGCTTCGGCCCTTTGAATGCAACCGAATGGTATCTGCTGATCGAGATGCACTACCGCCACCACTTGCTGCAGCTGGACAGACTGAAGAATGCAATAGGATCAAGCATGGCGCAATAGATGAACCGCTAATAAGCCGAAGCCTGTCAGCAATAGACTGACGGGTTCCGGCTTTTTTGGTTGAAGAACCGGCCACACTTGGCACGTTGAGAGTGAATGGGGGAGATGTGGTCGAAAAACCGACCACAATGGGCGCGCCAGCAGGTAGGCTAAGAAAATAGGGGTACCGCTTGAAGCCCCCGTATCCTTCACGCGTCAAGCCGATGTTGTGCTTATAAATCAATTTTTAATTATCCACTTTTGAATAAAGGATAGTGATCAAAAAATGTCGAACCTTAGTTAAGATCTTGCTGAGCTGAGCAATGAAGCTAACTGAATAAAAGGAGAACCGCATCTATGAAAAACATCGTCCGCTCCCTTGAAGAACTAGTAAATCTGGCGCCCATTCTGAAAGCTGCCTTTCCTTACGATATCTCAATTGCCATCTGCGACACTGAGAAGTTTCTCGCCTATTACCCCGGGGATTCCATTGATCTGGGGATTCGCGCCGGGCAGATTATTCACGCGGACGAACCTCTGTATCACGCACTGAAAAATGATGAATACTCAAGGGCCAATGTTCCCAAAGAGTATTATGGATACGAATTTGTGGGTACGGTCCTTCCGGTACATGGAGAGGATGAACGTGTCTGCGGGGCGGTCTGCATTCAGGTGCGCAGACAGACCGAGCTGCGGGAAATTGCCGACCGGATGGCACTGTCCCTGAATCAGGCTAATGCGCGGATCGTGCAGGTAGCGGGCGGGTCTAACCAGCTGGCCGGCTTCTCGCAGAAGCTGCTGGTCCAGTCTGAGACCACTGCTGCAAGTGTCCAAAAAAGCGATGAAGTGCTGGCCGTCCTGAGGAAGGTTGCCGACCAGACGCATCTGCTTGGAATTAATGCGGCCATTGAGGCCGCCCATGCCGGAGAGAAGGGCCGGGGCTTCGATATTGTCGCCAGAGAAATCCGCAAGTTCTCACAGGAGACCGAGCAATCCGCCCAGCGGATACGGGACACCCTGCGGGAGATCCAGACAGCGATGAAGGGAATCGGCCAATCAATTGGTCAGATTGCCTCAGTGGGGCAAGAGCAGGCAGCTTCAACGCAAGAGATCTCCAGCTTCATTGAGGAGATCCGGGCGATGTCCGAGCAGTTGAACCAGTTCGCGCAGAAGCTGTGAGGCAAGTGTGGGAGCTCCCTGCATAATCCAGCGAATCTTACAGATGTGCGATCAGTGTGGCTGCCAGCGCCAGGAAGGCAGGGAGGCCTTGCATCAGCAGGATGGATCTCTTGGAGGTGAGTCCGCCGTAGATGGCCGCAACCGCCACGCAGATCAGGAAGAACAATTGCAGCTGGTAACCGAAGTCTGCGTTTGGATGCAGCAGGCCCCAGATTAGACCGGCTGCCAGGAAGCCGTTATATAAGCCCTGGTTGGCAGCAAGCGACTTCGTCTCCCGGGAGAAGGCAGGGGTCAATCCGAATGCCTTCTGTGCTCTCGGGGTGGTCCACAGGAACATTTCCAGTACCAGTATGTACACATGCTCTAGTGCTACTAAGGCAACAAGAATTAAACTTACAGTCATCATAACGAGTCCCTCTTTTCAAGTGATGTGAATCAAATTAAGTCTTTATTTAAATTGTGCAAAATATAATTTTACGAACTTAAATATACCGGACTTTTTGATATTTGTCAATTTACTACAAATCGTAAAATTGTAATGCAAAGGGGGCAAGAAGAGTGATGCATATAAGAACGTTAACCCCGTCTGATGCCGAAGACTACCGGGCGCTTCGTTTGCAGTCGTTGCAGCAGCACCCGGAAGCTTTCCTTAGCTCTTATGAAGCGGAAGCGAAGTTGTCTATTGAGACTTTCCGGATTAGGCTGGACTCCTCGGATGAGCATTTCACCCTGGGTGCCTTCTTGGATGGGGAGCAGAGGCTGGCGGGAACGGCCACGTTGTTCCGGGAGAGCAGGCCCAAGATTCAGCACAAAGCCCATGTCTATGCAGTATATGTAGAACCGGGTGCCCGTAAACATGGCGCGGGGCGTGAGCTGATGCTGGAGCTGATTGCCCAGGCGAAGGCTGCACCAGAACTTGAACTGTTGACGTTGACCGTAACCTCCAATAACGTTCCGGCTAAAAGACTCTACGAATCCCTGGGATTCGTCCGCTACGGCACAGAGCCGAAGGCGATGAAGCTTGGCAGCGAGTATCTGGACGAGGATCTGATGGTATTGATGCTGTAGAATACAGCAAAAGCCCCTCCCGCCTTTTCGGCAGAAGGGGCAGAGATGAAGAGACAGTTGCTTACTTCGCAGACTTTCCGCTCAGGATAGCCTTCACCTGGCTGACTATTGCCGCTG
The sequence above is a segment of the Paenibacillus sp. FSL R7-0204 genome. Coding sequences within it:
- a CDS encoding DUF1304 domain-containing protein, giving the protein MMTVSLILVALVALEHVYILVLEMFLWTTPRAQKAFGLTPAFSRETKSLAANQGLYNGFLAAGLIWGLLHPNADFGYQLQLFFLICVAVAAIYGGLTSKRSILLMQGLPAFLALAATLIAHL
- a CDS encoding GNAT family N-acetyltransferase, giving the protein MHIRTLTPSDAEDYRALRLQSLQQHPEAFLSSYEAEAKLSIETFRIRLDSSDEHFTLGAFLDGEQRLAGTATLFRESRPKIQHKAHVYAVYVEPGARKHGAGRELMLELIAQAKAAPELELLTLTVTSNNVPAKRLYESLGFVRYGTEPKAMKLGSEYLDEDLMVLML
- a CDS encoding DinB family protein, yielding MNPAEALQQFEKTANHYLKELDTFSMEQLLRQPAEGEWSPGQMVQHLIQSALYMQLRNIDLCLAGNGGAAGKEAEMTPDGKAVFAGGSFPPVRVHVPPSPQYTPVQPESKEQLIQGLNTVIERMRETLPKLAQAPEHSTVPHPRFGPLNATEWYLLIEMHYRHHLLQLDRLKNAIGSSMAQ
- a CDS encoding methyl-accepting chemotaxis protein, with the translated sequence MKNIVRSLEELVNLAPILKAAFPYDISIAICDTEKFLAYYPGDSIDLGIRAGQIIHADEPLYHALKNDEYSRANVPKEYYGYEFVGTVLPVHGEDERVCGAVCIQVRRQTELREIADRMALSLNQANARIVQVAGGSNQLAGFSQKLLVQSETTAASVQKSDEVLAVLRKVADQTHLLGINAAIEAAHAGEKGRGFDIVAREIRKFSQETEQSAQRIRDTLREIQTAMKGIGQSIGQIASVGQEQAASTQEISSFIEEIRAMSEQLNQFAQKL